CGCAGCTAAAATGATAAGCGATATCTTGCAACAATCCGATTTTGGCAATCACCCAACCATCTTCGCACAACTGTCTTTTATTCTCACCCCGCCATTTCTTCAGCATATAATCCACAGCTTGTTGATAAACTTGGCTGCGTCGTGCGGGAAGGTGTAATTCTTTTTCTTGATAAAGACTGCAAAGCAAAGATAACAGCAGGGGATTTTGCGCCAATCCCTGAATTTGCGGTTTATTCCCCAGTTCCCCAATCAATCCCTCAGCCGAAACCGCATCATTATTAATAGCGCTAAAAAACCCGGTTTCTTGACTAACCTGTGAGTTTAGTTGATTTTCGTTGACTGAGAAACCGGGTTTTTGTCCTCCACTGCATAAATCTTGATTAATATATCCCGCCGCATTATTAAACCAAGTTTGAATATACTTTTCCGTTTGCTTTTGGCTAAACGGAACAATTTCAACCTCTTTCGCACCCTCGACAAAAGCGCCACCATAACCGACAATCCGAGAAGTGCAAATAATCCGACAAGGATAATTCCGAGTAAATCGGTTCAGCTTTTCCGCCAACCGATTTCGCTGCGCTTTCGGCACTTCATCCAAAGCATCCAAAAGCAGCAGACATTTGCCATTCGCTAACTTTTCCTTTAATATCTCGTCAATTAATCCCGCAGTTTTGGGATAATCTCGTTGAATAATCCGAGGAATCGCATCAAAAATTTCTGCCTTTGTTTCCGCCAAATCAGATAACCGAATCACCAGCGGAAAAATCGCCTCATCGATATTTCCCAGATTTCCGAAAAGCTTCTCCCTCTCCGCTTTCGCAGTAGTCAGCGCCTCCATTTTCAATAAAGTAGATTTTCCCATACCAGGGTCAGCGAGAACCATAATTTTTTGATGTTCCTTTCTCGCCTTTTCCCAATCAACTTCAACTTGTCGCGATTCATCAAACCCTTTAAAAGCATAAGCGCGTTTAGCTTCCGCCTCCGATTCCAAATATCCCCAAAAACTTTCTACATCATGGCGATATTTCCGTTCCAGCGTCACCTGAATCGGAATATATTGGTTTTGCAAAACAATCTCTTGCGCCGTGTGAAACAACCGAATAAACTTATATTGCTGCTCAATCTCAGCTAAAAAATTAGCAACCGCATTCTTCTGCGGTTCTAATCCCAATCGCTCCAAAATCTCAGTAATATTATCCCAGCGAATCACATAACTTTCATCGCTTTTACTGCACTGAATCACCCCCACCACACCGCCCAATTCTTGTGCAAAAACAGCCCCGCCGCTAGTTCCCGCCTCGACTTTCTCATTTATTCTGTGAGACTTAAAAGTAGACTTTTCCTGCGGTAACTTATTCCAAGCATTATTAGCAGTAATTTCGCGAGAAAGATAGGTATTAATCGTATTAACAGGCGCACTGGGACGGATATTTTTGGCAAAGACATCAATCCCTTCGGGAAAAAACTTCTTTTGTTTCGGCGGAAAACCATAAACCGTTACCGATGTCAATAGATGTTGAGGATTAATAATCGCCACCGCTTTCGCATCCGCAACATCTATTTTTAGTATCGCAATATCAACATCTGGATGAGAAAATTCTTCGCACCATTCCGCCTCGTAAACTTGTCCGCGATACTCTACCTTCAGCAACCCTAACTGATAGATAACATGATGACAAGTAACGAGATAACCATCAGAACGAATTATAAACCCAGAACCGGAAACAGTCTGCCCATCAGAACCAAGGATTTTCACCATCGATTCTCTGAGCATATCAAGATTGTAGTCGCTCATGGTGCAGGTGGCTGGTTAGGTGCGGCTGTTTGCGCTTTCGTAAAATCCCACTCTACTGTTACTTTAACATTCGCCTGCGCCGTTCCTTTCGTCACAAAAGGTACGCCAGTTTCCCCACCCGCCTGGATGCCAAATTCCAAAGTTACTTTGCTGGGTTTTTCCAAGTCTGCCATATTATTTTGGATGGTATCTAGCACCAGTTTGGAGTAACCCCGCACGGTGCTAGCCATCGCGGTTTTAAATCTTTCTGTTCTTTGTTTAAT
The sequence above is a segment of the Aerosakkonema funiforme FACHB-1375 genome. Coding sequences within it:
- a CDS encoding CU044_2847 family protein is translated as MKLTEILGPDGEKIYIQYDEEESDELQAVGYIDDIKQRTERFKTAMASTVRGYSKLVLDTIQNNMADLEKPSKVTLEFGIQAGGETGVPFVTKGTAQANVKVTVEWDFTKAQTAAPNQPPAP